TGCTTATGGCTCACAACTTAGTTCACATGTCACTTCCTCACCCCAAGTTAACTGTTCTATTCTCCTCCATGCTTTAGTGATATTTCTGTAAAAGCACTTAACACAGTATAATTTTTCAGTGTACATGTCTGTCTTCCTCCAGCTAAACTCTGTGCTCCTCCAGGGCGGGCACCATGTTGTACTCATCTTTACCCCCAGCATCTAGCAGTGTTGGCATGTAGTAGGCCCTCAagaaatgtgtgttgaatgaacGATGCCTGTGACAAGCAACTGGACTTTATTCTTTCCTGACCCTTGGTCCTCTGACACACCTCTTCCTGGCTGACACTGTCACCCCTTCAGAGCAGGACTGCTCTTCTCTAGGGAAGCTGGAAAGGAAAcaggtgaggctcagagaggcagaggcagagggaagggggagccttTGGAACACCTGGGGTTTTGGCATTGGTGTCCGGGGCCAGGAGTGGGGCTGGGCCGGAAGCCGGCATTTCCTTGAGTGGCTGGGAAGTGATCGGGGATTGGGGCTGGTTTCTTTACAGCCATGGCCAAGGACATCCTGGGTGAAGCAGGGCTGCACTTTGATGAGCTGAACAAGCTGCGGGTGTTGGACCCAGAGGTTACCCAGCAGACCATAGAGCTAAAGGAAGAGTGCAAGGACTTTGTGGACAGTGAGTGTCATTTGGGGAGACATGGTGCCACTCAGCTTtgtgccccgcccccacccccagactgCAGCTTTTGGCCCTGCCACGGCGGAGCTGGCTCCCAGAAGGCTAAGCCTGGCCTCCATGAATTCCCATGTGCCACCCACCTTGTCTACCTGCCTTCTCGTGTAGTCCCAGAGCACCAATCAAAACAAACACTGCAATAGAGAGAGGAGGGTATTTGTTTGGTTATGCCATCTCAGGAACCTTAAACTTCAGAACTATGGCTTGGGGGTGGGAAGTGGAGTTATGATTTGATTTCTTGGGAGAAATAGTGTTCTCAGTGCCTGACTTgcctttattgattgattgattgattgccatGCCTCAGGGCATGGCCGTAAGTTAATAaacagttccctgaccagggatcaaacccatgccccctgcagtggaagtgcagagtcctaaccactggactgccagggaagtccctgacttgcCATTATTTGGAGTGAAAATTTCTAGAGGCAGTTCAaaagactcattttttttttagctagaTATACCCAGGATGCCTCCTGTCCCAGCAGCCAAGCAAACCCAGTAGCAGTGAATACAGAGCAGATCTAGCTAGAGTAGGGATTTCTGAGCTTTTGGACACCTGTAGGCTGTGGAGAGAGCTTGACTGGTGAAAGGTAGTGTGGGTTCTCTCACCAGTCTTCTGATTGCTGTGTGCATGTCGTCCTAccctctgggccttagtttaCTCCTCAGTAACATGGGGTTCCACTACACCCAAGGACATTGAAAAAAGCAAATGCGAGATTAAGTCCTTAAATGCTTTGAGCTTTTTATTAGCTCAGGTCGTAGGTGGAAAGCCCCTACCCCACCATTAACTGAAATCTAGTGTCTTATCTGAGGCTTGTCTAGAGGCAGTGTTCACGTCCTGAGGCGGTTTTTTCATGAACACAGCGCTTTGTGCCTCAAGATCCAAATATACCCCAGTCAGCTCTGGGCACCTGGCCACCCTTCTCTAGGTTCAGACCAAGGGTGTCAGACACCAAACGTTTTCTGACACAAATTAGAAGGGGCAGTTAGCCCTGCCCTCTTGGTGCAAGGGAATGCTGAGGGAGAGTGGTGATGCtgagaaaataacacattttgttGTGTTCTTTCCCCAAAAGAAATTGGCCAGTTTCAGAAAATAGTTGGTGGTTTAATTGAGCTTGTTGACCAACttgcaaaagaagcagaaaatgagAAGATGAAGGTAAGATCAGCATGTGTTTTGTCTAAGTCTTGGCCTGGTTCACTAGCCTCTCATCCTTCTGCCCTCTTGAcgtatttgggggtggggtgggtagggGAAGGTGGGCGGGGATTCTTTAATTAGAACAAGATTTTAAATAAGAATACTTATGCAAATATTGAATGATTATGCTTTACACCTGAAATAATTCCTGGTCCAGTTAACCTACTATTGAACTCTTATATGCCAGTGTACTTTCAGTCATTGTTTCCTTTAATCTTCACGTCATCACTGAGAGAGGTGGTttaccctcattttataaatgaaaaaatgaaggcGTGTAGAGTGTAGATGACTTGGCAAAGGACACAAATGGCGCACCAAATGggccactgtgtgccaggctctggggacacTCCTAGGTCTGCCTCAGAGCTGCAGTTCCGTTCTCACCAGGCACTTTGGGATCGTGAGGTTAATTAAGCCTCTCTCTGACTGACTCCTAAACCTGAGGCTCAACTTTCCCCACGCTGCACCCCACCCTCCACCGGCCCCAGGCAGCATCCCTTCCCCACTTGAGGACTTTAATGAAGCCATGGCTTTCTTTAGCAGTATCGTGTTTTTCTAGGCCATTGGTGCTCGGAACTTGCTCAAATCTATAGCAAAACAGAGAGAAGCCCAACAGCAGCAACTCCAGGCACTAATAGCTGAAAAGAAAATGCAGCTTGAAAGGTAAGAAGTTTTGACATAAAGCAAGTTCTTTACTGAACTGCAATTCTATTTTTCCCTTTCGAATGGTCACCTCTTGTCCTTATTCTTCATCATCGTTCTCCCAGGAATAGTGTCTTGTCAtcctgattaaaataaaaataaaattacatttcatgggaaaaaaatgttactaTCAGACAACCTCTAGTAGTTTGAGAGCACGAACACTCAGGTAGTGGGTGTCCAGAGTTGGCTGGCTCTCTGAAAGGAAGACTCTCAGGGCTGGAGACTTCTCATGGGTGGCCCTAGGTAGGGCTTTGcctcttattttttctctctttcttgcccTCACTAACTTCATTTTGAACTCACACCGTTTCTTGGAATCATCTAAATCACTTAACATTCTTCTCTAGAAGAATTAAGTCCATGGtttatttcatccattttgaggGCTTCTAACAATTTTGTTTTTCAGGTATCGGGTTGAATATGAAGCTCTGTGTAAAGTAGAAGCAGAACAAAATGAATTTATTGaccaatttatttttcagaaatgaactgaaaatttcattttctagcaGGAgggcaaataaagaaaaaaaccccacaacccccaaaccaaaaaaacctctgCACCAATCCAGTGACTTGACTAATGACCCAAGTGTGTTGTGTGAGATGGTGTGTGAGGAATGCAGCATCTCTGAAGGCAATAAAACAAATCTGGGGGAGCTTGTTTCAGACATCAGTGCCTATCTGCAGGCGAACACCCAGTGGCCATTGTGGTCCAGGTTCTCACCTCTTGCATTCTCAGTCTGAACTGAGCAACCTAtaaactttttttgtaaattcACAAAGCTTTGGAAGGAAAagcaataaattattattttcaaatggcTTGATCTACCTCTTTTCCTGGTGCCCTTGAAATGTACATTTAACCCTTTGTAAGAGAACCCTGGACTCTCTAGCCCCTGGTCCACAAAACAAACCAGGCAGTGGTCAGCAGCTACCTTTATTTTGACCAGATACACGAGTCAGACGATACTCCCAACAACCAGACCATTAGGGCTTGTAAGCAAAACAGGCAAAAAGGGGGAACTAACCAGGACAAGCATCTACCATTTTCCATGTGTGttcacaagtcttttttttttttttttttgagttggcCTCCAGTATGAATTTAGAGAAAGCTAGCGGAATACCAAGTACTAACGTGAAGAGACCCTATATGCACACACTGGACCTGTCATGCGCGGTTCCCCACCACCCGTTGCCTTTGACTGGGAATGAGACAGGAAGGAATTATTAAACTATTCGGTAGGACGAAGTTATCCAGTAGGAGGGACACCTCCAGTGCAGGTTTGAGACACCAGATGTCAGAGTAAAGGAACTTACGTCAGGTGGTCTGTAAAAAGTAATAGAAGTCTTAAGGCTTGGAAAGAGGATAAACAAGGagactttaaaaaatctcttctCCTGGGACAACCTGTTTAAGACAGAAACAATACACCTTCCAATTTGACCCATTTCTGACTGAAGGTCATGCCAAGGTTGAATGTTCAGGAAAACTAAGTTTAACCCTCTTACAGAATAGGTCACCCCCACCTAGGCGTGGGGACAAGAAAACAGTTTTTAATGAACATCACAGAGGCACAGCTTCAAGCTTAAAAATGGCCTGAGACACCCCAGTGACATGCTGTAGAGGATCATGAGTCAAAGGGTTAGTCACATGTATACTCTGGGTCAAATGACTCATGAACATGCCAAGTAGGCCATGTTGCTTGGAAGTTTATCTGGTGTCTGGTCTGGTCCTGCCTTTAGTAATCCTGCAATGGCACTTGGGCACACAGTGAGGCCTTTGGCACCACTTCCCTATAACCTAGCCCACACCCCTCTGCTCATCCTcaggtgattggtctgtttatgccAGTGCCCTTGGAAGATGAGGGTTTGATGTGCCTCCTGCCAGTGCCTTGGCCATGTATGTTGCTGCTGGTGTGTTTCAAATACTACTGAAAACATGGGTTCTGAGCATTTTCCTGGTACTGGGTCCAACAGGAAACTGCCCCGTGGTCCCCTCTCCCCTGGACCCGGggttatttttcctcattttttctttcttttctcctcagaCTTGTAGTAGGGGTTCTGCAACATGAAAAGCAGAAGTATAAGAGGGATGAGAAAGTAGGGCATGTAGACAGATATAAGGAATAGTCGTTCGTGGAAAGTCTTAGGTCCTTGTCCTCTGAAACAACTGGCTTTGGAGAAATCCTCGAGTAGAAGTGTGGAGAGGATTGGAATCAGAGTTGTCATCGTTTGAACCGAGTAGATGATTGCAGGGGTACGGATCCACCTGCAGCCTCCTGAGGTCAtcgaggagagaaagagagaagggttAGATCTGCTCATGGCTCCAGGTATGTCCACAGCATCCTCCACCCTGTCTCTGCCTGCTCCCTTCAGCTGAATCATTCTACCTCCTTTTCCACCAAGTGGAAACTGGATGTGATATAATAATGCCCAATGTGCAAACTTATGTGACAGTTGGAGCCCTAGCCACTGACTGCCAAAGAACACTGGGTGGTGTCAGAATTAATTCAGAAAAACTCTAGGGCAGTTAAATGGCCATTACTAGTTAAACAAGGTTGGTCTAAAATGCaattgggggaaggggaagaggcgGGGGCAGCCCTGTCAGCAACATCTCTTTGCTAAGTAATTATATATAGGTGAGAGGGATCAAGAGATTCTGCTAAGAGATGGCTTGGGGGTTCCAGTGGGAAAGCAGCTGTACAAGCTTAGTTACCATGAACACTGGTATGGCCaccttctttttaaaagcatttgtcATGGAGACACtgtaagaataatttttaaatgagaagttAAGCCATTTAGAGATTAGCTTGATGCTACTGCTTAAAAGCCAGTatgatactacccaaagcagaaaaataaaagcaacaacaaaaaagaaattctgttgGGGGGGAgggacaataaaaaggaacaagttCAAACTTGAAAGTAGCCTCAGGTTTCATGTGTGTGAGAGATTTCCAGTTGACCGAGGCAGTCCTGCAGCCCAGCTGACCACAGACACTAGCCTGAGCCACATTAATGTCCCTATACAAGATCTATCCTGGCCGTTGCCACCAATCCTATATCACCCTCATACAGCCTCCAGGGACCACTCCCCTCTCCCTTGGTAAAACTTTCCCAAAAGATTTCTGGGACCTGGTTTCAGAGGAAAAATGGGATTTCCCCATTTACTAACCTTTGAAGAAGGCATATGTTGCGACAGGAAAGAAAGGCAGCTGAAACACAAGCTCGCAAAACAGGAAGGACTTATACCACACCGGGGGGTTCTGTAGCAGGGCGTCTTTGAACTCCTCAGTATACCACTGCCGCAGGTTTCTCAGCTGCGAAAAGATGAGGATCACAATGAATACAGCTACCTGGCAGGACAGGCTTCAGCAGCTCCAACCCACTGGCAGAGCCTCTCACTACCCAGCTCCCTTGGCAGCAGACGGCACACCCAGCTGGCTTTTGTTGTACAGCCTAGATGGTCATTTAATAAAAACTCACCAGCTCGAAATCAAATGTTACCTTCTCCCAGCAGCTTTCCTCAGCTCTTCCAGCCCCTGTGTGCTACCCAGCATGTCTGTGATAACACACGTCCAGGTGTGGATACCGTCAGGAGCAACTGTATGTGGCCCTTAGTAGGCTCTCAGCTGAACGCACAAACGTGAAGTATCTGCCAACAATAGCCTTCTTTACAAAGAAATGATGTGAAAACCATCCTGACGTTTGTCCTTTCAAAATAGCAACTGCACAGCAAGCTCCAAGGGCCAGACTGCCTCAAATACAGAAATAAGTTTCCTTGTGTTTTTTGGGGGGCGAGGTGCGGGGGGAAGTATAAGGGAGGTAAATCTAACCTCTGCGAAGTTGCAATTTTAGACAATTTAACTTCTCCCCAAATCTCAAGTTCCTTGTCATTCTTTACCCCCCGAATTCTaaagttttttctcttttaggaGATCAGTAGTATATTTGCAGAGGAACAGACTGCCTCACTCTGGAGAGTCTCAGTTCTAGCTTGGGCCCCACCTTCGTGATGACACTGTCAAATCAAAAGATGCAGATCCATGTAGACAAGGCTGCAGGcaggggaaggaagcaggagggtTTGAGGCTGCCCATTCTGTGCTCTTTTAAGAGCCCAAAGCCTAGGGCTCTCCACACTACGTAGACTACTGAAGGTCTGTCACATTTAACCTCCTGGAGATGGCATCTTGATATTACGATAAATCAAGACAGCTTCCAAGATAAGCATTTGGCTTACAATGGAAAATCCAAAGGTATTTTTCCTGTTAATTTTTAATCTAAAGATAAAGGCTCACTATTGTGAAATAGAGGCCTCTGTGCTGCAAGTGAGCTTTAAGCAAACATCCAGAAAGAAACATTCTGTTAGCATTAATTACAAAAAGGCCTTAGCTAGATAATCAACTTATTGACCAAGTGATCTTGAATCTGTATTTGACTTGAAATTTAAATTCACAGCAATATCCTTAGCTTCCTTCTAAGCACTTTTCAGGATGGTAATGTGGTAGAAAATATTCATAAAGGTTAAGCCACTGCACCTCTCCTGGgctctattttctcatctgtaaaacaagcaACTTGGACTAAATGTTTTTTAAGATCCTTTTTTGCTTTCtagatttacttaaaaaaaaatattggaaggATGTATTTTGAAAGATTTATTGCAGAATTTAAAAGGCATTCTGGttcatttgggcttccctggtggcgcagtggttaagaatctgcctgccaatgcaggggacctgggtttgatccctggtccgggaagatcccacatgccgcgaagcagctaagcccatgcaccacaactactgagcctgcgctctagagcccgcgagccacaacttctgagcccacgtgccacaactgaagcctgcacgcctagagcctgtgctccacaacaagagaagccagtgcaatgagaagcccgcgcaccgcaacaaagagcccccgctcgccgcaactagagaaagcccacacgcagcaacaaagacccaatgcagccaaaaacaaatttatttttttaaaaaaggcattctGGTTCATTTGAACTTCACTTTCTATTTAATTCGTATACATTCAGATCCACCTATTTCATAAATCCAGGCAGATTTGTACAACACTGTAATTTCTAAGGGCTGCAGGATAATAAcagcaaaatttaaaacacagttgacccttgaacaacacgggtttgaactgtgcaggtatgcggatttttttcaacagtaaatactacagtactacacggtCAGTCGGTGGCTGGTTGAATTTGAAGATAGGAACGTGggtatggagggctgactataaactGTAAGTGGATTTTCGACTGTGGAGGGTCAATGCTCTTAACCCCCAAGCAGAGTGATGAGCATGGTACCCAGGGGCTGAGTGCCTGGCTCTGGGCAAAGCACTTAATCTCACTAAACTTGTTTCCCAATTATATAGTACCTACCTCGCTGTTGGTAAGATAAAAAGAGTTAATACTTACAGTCATTAGAACAATGGCTAGCACACAGTAAATGTTAAGATTACTTAACTAATACATATTTGGAGAAGTTCAATTTAATCCTATTAAAATCTCAGCATGCAACTGGTCATTAATAATTATTAGGTAAGACCCCCCAAAAGGTAATAAAACTGTTTCCATTTATAACTGACTCACATTTGACTCAACTTACCATTGTTATCCATTAAAATATTCACCTGGCCTTCGCACATGAAATTCTAGACTGAAGTTGCTACTGAACAGTCTTGCACTCCTCTTAGAATGAGTGCACAAAC
Above is a genomic segment from Mesoplodon densirostris isolate mMesDen1 chromosome 18, mMesDen1 primary haplotype, whole genome shotgun sequence containing:
- the TMEM97 gene encoding sigma intracellular receptor 2, which codes for MMGPLGARRGLEWLLGLYFLSHIPITLLVDLQALLPRYLYPVELRNLRQWYTEEFKDALLQNPPVWYKSFLFCELVFQLPFFPVATYAFFKGGCRWIRTPAIIYSVQTMTTLIPILSTLLLEDFSKASCFRGQGPKTFHERLFLISVYMPYFLIPLILLLFMLQNPYYKSEEKRKKK
- the IFT20 gene encoding intraflagellar transport protein 20 homolog, with amino-acid sequence MAKDILGEAGLHFDELNKLRVLDPEVTQQTIELKEECKDFVDKIGQFQKIVGGLIELVDQLAKEAENEKMKAIGARNLLKSIAKQREAQQQQLQALIAEKKMQLERYRVEYEALCKVEAEQNEFIDQFIFQK